A region of the Streptococcus suis genome:
TGTAATTGTTCTAAACTTTTTATATTGCATTGATAAAAAAATACAGTCTTTGTGTAACAGGTATATTCTTGTATTTTTTTGTGAAAAAAGAAATAAATTGACAAAATTATGGTAAAATGTAGGTTGATTTAAAATTAATCATTTAATGAATGGAATGAGTTCGAAGTAAGTCAAGATTGACTAGACATTGTATTTAAAGTAATTCGCAGGAATAAGAGATGGAAGGAGATAGAACATGCAACATCCAGTTGTACGATTTATCTGTAGAACCCTGTTCTATTTTTTTATATTGTTACTACTTTTGTATCTGTATAGTTATTTAGACATTGGACAGGGAGGATTTATCTATAATGAGTTTTAAAGAGGAGAGTATAAAAA
Encoded here:
- a CDS encoding teichoic acid D-Ala incorporation-associated protein DltX; translated protein: MQHPVVRFICRTLFYFFILLLLLYLYSYLDIGQGGFIYNEF